One window from the genome of Gopherus evgoodei ecotype Sinaloan lineage chromosome 2, rGopEvg1_v1.p, whole genome shotgun sequence encodes:
- the LOC115644957 gene encoding prostatic acid phosphatase-like, whose translation MGRTRLPCRSRSFCFAFSLFLILLQQTAAESKLKFVIVVFRHGDRTPVENFPTGLHKESEWPQGFGQLTKIGMQQQYELGQYTRKRYSNFLNATYNRHEIFIQSTDYDRTIMSTQVYLAGLFPPVGNQIWNPQILWQPIPVHTVPVSEDHMLHFPSPNCPRFDELQNETQASWQFQNKLQPYMGVLKIMAANTGYDVDTLKQLNKFKAWNTYDTLLCESIHNYTLPEWASRDVMKKMKELAALSLQSIFGIYKTKDKARLQGGVLVNAILKSIKKATQPSNKRKIQIFSAHDTTIGALQMALNIFNGKLPPYSACQFFELYQENSGHYSIEMSYRNDSLTDPYPLRLPGCTSPCPLEKFAKLVSSVIVEDWSKECGKCQVRDSLG comes from the exons ATGGGAAGGACACGGCTTCCATGCAGGTCCAGGAGTTTTTGCTTCGCTTTTAGTCTTTTTCTCATTCTGCTTCAACAAACTGCTGCAGAAAGCAAGCTGAAATTTGTGATTGTC GTTTTTCGACATGGTGACCGAACCCCAGTTGAAAACTTTCCAACTGGTCTACATAAAGAAAGTGAATGGCCACAAGGATTTGGACAGCTTACCAAG ATTGGAATGCAGCAGCAATATGAGCTTGGACAGTATACGCGGAAAAGATACTCAAACTTCTTGAATGCCACATACAACCGGCATGAG ATTTTCATTCAAAGCACAGATTATGATCGAACCATTATGAGCACTCAGGTATATctcgctggactctttcccccAGTGGGCAACCAGATCTGGAATCCCCAGATCCTTTGGCAACCCATCCCAGTTCATACTGTGCCAGTATCGGAAGACCAT atGCTGCACTTTCCTTCTCCTAACTGTCCACGTTTTGATGAACTTCAGAATGAAACCCAGGCATCATGGCAATTTCAAAACAAGTTGCAACCCTATAtg GgtgttttaaaaattatggcagctAACACAGGATATGACGTGGACACTCTCAAACAACTGAATAAGTTCAAAGCCTGGAATACATACGATACTCTGCTTTGTGAG AGTATTCACAATTATACTCTCCCTGAATGGGCTTCCCGAGATGTAATGAAGAAGATGAAGGAGCTGGCAGCATTGTCCTTACAGTCAATCTTTGGGATAtacaaaacaaaagacaaagcACGACTACAGGGAG GCGTCCTGGTGAATGCTATTCTAAAAAGCATCAAAAAAGCCACTCAACCATCAAACAAGAGAAAAATTCAGATCTTTTCCGCA caTGACACCACAATTGGCGCCCTACAGATGGCGCTCaatattttcaatggaaaactgcCACCGTACAGTGCTTGCCAGTTTTTTGAACTCTACCAAGAAAACAGTGG GCACTACAGCATTGAAATGTCCTATCGGAATGACTCCTTGACGGATCCTTATCCACTCAGGCTGCCAGGCTGCACGTCTCCTTGTCCGCTTGAGAAGTTTGCTAAGTTGGTCTCTTCTGTCATAGTGGAAGACTGGTCAAAAGAATGTGGAAAGTGTCAGGTGAGAGATTCCCTGGGCTGA